ttagaatttCCTCTGCACGGTGACAGTCCCCTAGCTCTGAAAGTGGCTGTGTATTATCTGATCATCTTGTTTGGTCAAACAGCGGCAAGCTCTTTACAAGCCAGTTCCTTGTGTATGGCTTTGTTCACGGACTGGGCCTGCACCTTTAACTGTGACTCTTGACTAatctcaaaatacaaaacaatgacAGCAAAAGAAGCTCGAATACAGAGTAGAACACATTCCTATGACCATAAATGCTAGTCAAATCCTAATCCAACACCTCTGGTTGGTTATTCAGCAGTTTTCCTAAGACACATAAGACATTACAAATACAGTGATGTGCTTTCTATCCTGATATAAGCGAGAGCCCCAGGTATGCCATGACAAATGACACATTGATATAAATTTTAGCAGTCTCTGCCGTATTGTGTGCAAGAGCAAAGGGAAGCCTATAACTACATTCTATCTCTTCAGGAACATCTTCTAGCAAAGGAACCACTTCAAGTGACTAGGTCTTCATTGTACCAGTTAAGCcccaaataattttatgaatcCCATAAGACGTCATAGAAACCTCTCCAACATTGGTCTTCTTGGCCCAAAGCAAAAATGTCTCAGCAGCTCGGGTTATACAcacaatagaaataaatgaaaatgattattttgtggataagagagaaaaaaaccctcaaaagtCCAAGTACCATCATTTGAACACATAGTTTTATCTACACAGCCAAGGGGAAGAGGACAGTGGAAGGGAATTATCCAGGTAAGTACACAAAACCCCATGTCATTGTCCTGAACCTTACATGGCTTACCGTTTACACGGATCACCTTCACAGACTGTCTTGTCCCTTTGCCGTGTGGAATTAGGTTTAAAATAGCAACAGCCAAAATTTGCTAGCTAATAGACTAAAAGGGAAACCTAAGCCACTTTagaattaattcaaattaattcGTAGCTAATTTCAGCTCAACTGACTGCAGTTTTGATTCTTGCTTCTACAACATTATAACTTCGGTTATATTTTCTGCTTATTCTGAGGGATAAGGGAGATTAAAACATAGAAGTTGGGGGtacattattaaagaaaataaagctctTACTATAAAGAAAAACTTGCATAGCATTTTATACCTAAACTCTTACAAAGAAGACACATCACAGTTCTATTTTgttaaaagtgagagagagagagagagagagagaaagcgaaaATGATTGTGACATTAACTTCATAGGTCCCTAAAAAATGGCCAGCGGTAAAGGAAATATGCAACACAGgatgaaatttgattttataaggaattttccaagggtgtgtgtgttttagataaTGTATGCAATCGATAGCCCTTCTACATCTAAAAGGAGTAAGTTATACATACTTTGTGAAGATGGGCATTGCTTCCAAAATATCTAGAATTAAACACAGacatccctcccttccctgtgtcCTCTGCTGTATGCCCTACTCTGCCAAGATTAGGGGAACAAGCGCACACtccctgacttgttcatttttcatGTTATCCTGTTAATAAAAGATTGATCATCCCTCCATGATTCCCAAAGAAGAGGGACATCCAAGactgaaaaggaataaatgaaatttcaaaactgGAACAGGGTCAAAGTCAGTTCAGGGGGGAAACTCgggattgctttaaaaaaaaatttaaaaaatcatccagcTTTGATGTGTCCCCATAGAAttataaacactgaaaattagtatacattttaaagtgtttaaGTATATATGGATATTTTGTGCAACCAAAACTGTcatctaaaattttctttcaaattttaagcagagtgggaaaaaaatcaaaaaaggtaGCATAAATAGCTAATTACGAAAATATATGTGAGGTGATTGGAAGACAAATTTGCAAGGGGATAAAGGTATTAATTCAAGCTATTTCAACATGATACGTGTTAACACAGTCATTTGATAAAGTATAGCAGAACCGCTCATCACTTGTTTTTGTCTAAATGGTatcaatagtttttaaataacaaGTTCAGTATATTCCAAATGCTAACCTCTTGTTGGTCTAAATATCATGTTGACATAGCTGCAGTGAATCTACCCAAATAATTCTCATTATCAAAAATAATTCCATTCAATATAATTCTTCCCATTATTTTATTAGCCTCTTCTAAAAAAGTATTCTAGAATATATCTCTGTTGAATGTGATTCAACCTGACATATAATTTGAATAGTAACACTTTTAAAGGGAGTTTTCTTGCTGGAACATCCTACCTGTCCCTGCAGATGACTGAAATCAGACTCAAGTCTCTAACTCTGTTATCATATAGGGTCAAGGAAGCATGAGGAGTGATTTTTAAGCTCCCGGTCAGAAAGCCAACACCCGAGTTTGAagttcttttccaaaatgtcatttgCTGGGTTCTGACGGGTTGGGTTAACTTATCTTACAGGAACGGGCTTCCTCATGatgcttttctctatttcctgCTTTGGGTCAACTCAGGATAACTACCTCCTTTCTtctatttcaagatttttaacttctcttccaGACTAGGAAGGGCAGAACTAGCATGAAGGTATCTGGGCCATTTCTTGTTTCACCCACATCACTTAGCCTACCCTGACGAGCTCTTCTAATCTGCCCTTTCATCTAACCACCGACCGACCGTGAGAAAGGAATTGACTCTGACAGCTTCCACAGCAAAAATGGTTAATGTGCCTCATGAGGAAGAATCACTCCGTCTTTTGCCTTGGCGTTGGGTTCTCCTTGTACAACCCTGTACAGTACTTCAgcgactatttttttttttttaagatttaaaaagcaaagagttACAAAACTGTTTGTAATTAACTTGAAATAGAAAagatagcactttttttttaaatcccattatATAGTACACCGTATAAATTACAGAGTATTCAAATGCACAAATGCATCTGAGTAACATTTATCAAATGTAATTCGCGTGTCTCTAGgcgcacacacgtgtgtgttcTCGAGAGTCTCACCGTCCGCCTTCCTAGCGCCGGGGCTCGGGCTGTCACGTGTGGCAGTGCTCCAGATCTGGAACGCTGCTGTTGCAGTATCGCATGTTGTTGGGGATGTGGCAGTCTGTGTAATTAATGCCCCCGTTCGGGGTGTAAATGGGCTGCAGTCTGAAATCTCCTTTAAGGAGCTGATCGTTATTTAAGGAGACGATCTGAAAGCTGGTTTCGGTCATCTCCAGGATGGAGTTGTCCTTCTTGGTGCCGGCCTCGCAATAGTCATCTTTCCGCCGGCCTCGGTTATACTTCCACTTCTGGGACGTGTAGCGCCCCTTTTTGTGCATGTGCCAGCAAAACACACTGAGCAAGACCACGAGCACGAATATCACTGCCCCCCCGATCAGGCCGGCCAGCAGAAAAGGGGAGCCCATGCTGTGGGAAGTCGTCTGCTCGTGGCTGGAAGCAGTGTTGCTGCCGTTGTTCAAATAGGAGGCGTGGGTGGTGGCCTCAGAACAAATGGTATCCTCCACAGCTCGGTAGTTAAAAGCATCCAGGGGCACCAAACAAATCCGGTAGGTGGATCTGGGCTCCAGGTTCACCAGGCTCAAGTGCTGCTTCTCCCCGCTGACGATGCGTTCCTGGACGATGCCGCCCACCAAACTGTGGCCCATTTTCACCCACGTGAGTTTGTATGCCATCACCGTGAAGAGAGAGAGCCAGCTGACTTGAATGGACGTGTCGTTCACAAAATGGATAGAGAGCTGGATCCGTTCAGAAATTGGCGGGGTCGCTCTTTCCCTGCCGTCCCAGTCAGGAATGGTGGGCAGTCGGGAGGTGGTGGGAGTCAGGGGGGTATCGCTTctgctgggggttggggcagagagggtggggggctgAGTCGTTGGAGAGGCTGTACTTGGGGCCGGGGTGAAGACGGGCAGCCCAGGGGTCGTGGTGGGGCACGATAAAAGATTCATATTCAGCTCCCTGACGGCCATCCCCCGGACTTGCTCGGGCCCCTGGCACATGAAACCTCGCACGTTGAGAGATGAAGGGATGTATCTGAGCCATTCCGTGACCCATTTAATGCTGCAGTCGCAAAACCAGGGGTTATTCCGAGCAGTGAGTTGCTTCAGGTTGGAGAGATTATCAAAGACCCCTTGAGTCAACACGCGCAGCTGGTTGTTGGATATATCCAGCCGTTCCAGCTTGCGCAGGTTTGAGAAGGCGGTCAGAGGGATGTGGTTGATCTGGTTGTCCTGCAGGTAGAGCTTGATCAGATGTGTACCTGGGAGAtcgggaggggggtgggagagggaattCCGCACGATGGAAAATTCCTTGAGCTTGGTGAGGTGGCTGAAGGTGCCCTCGGCGATGCCCTTGTTGGTCAGGAGGTTGCCGTCCACGATCAGACGCTCCAAACTCGTGAGGTTCTGAAAGGCCATGTCTGATATGACAGCGATTCGATTTTCATCCACTCTCAGCTCTTGCAAATCCACGGGAAGCCCCACAGGCACACTGCTCAGGTGATTCTTGGATAGAAACAACAGTTTGAGGCTAATAGCCTCCCGGAAGGCCCCGTCCTCCACCCCCACTGTGGATATCGAGTTGTCATCCAAGTGAAGCTCCTCGAGCTTCAAGAGCTGGGCCAGAGCAGCCCGTGAAATGGTCTGAATGTTGTTTTCCTGCAAATGGAGAACTCTGACGTTCTTGGGAAGGTTCATGGGGAATTCATCCAGTTGGTTGCCATAAAGGTAGACCGTGTGCACGGAACGGACGTTGTGCAGTTCTGCAGGAAATCCAGCATTATTAATTTGGTTGTTGTGGAGGTAGAGTACGGTTACGCCCTCCGGGATCCCAAGAGGCACTGAGGTCAAGCTTCGCTCATTACAGTAGACAAAGTTCCTATCGCAGCGGCACACGCTAGGGCACGCCAAGATTTCTGACACTTGTGAGTAGAGCCCCAAGGAGATAAGAAGCCAAGATTTCAGGAAAAAAGCCCCATGGTTGGGCCACTGTGTGGTCTGTAGGCCCATTTCTGAAGTACAGAAACAAAATACAAGGTGGTAGGGAatctaaaaagagaagaaaaaaaaatatatatatatatatagcaaaaccAAAATGATTGGACAGGGTTCTGTTAAAGTCCAGAACTCCAAGTAGAGGAAAAGTCTTGAAGGCCTGTGGTAAAAGAATTCTCCTATGGTCTCTGGTCTTATCAGCCTGTATTGTCTTCTTTGTTATTGTCctccatgtgaaaaaaaaaaaaaaaaaaaaaaaagaaagaaagaaaaaagaaaaaaatcaatagggAGAATTTTCCACACAGGCAATGAATGAAGCCAAGTTTTCAGCGGTCACCAGGGGCCCAGCTGGGCAGGCAGAACTGAAACTCCCTTCTCGTATTGTAGATCAGGTCAGCGTTGATCAGACTCTGAACTTCTTGGTTAAGCTCAATCCGCAATCTGTTgtaggaaagcaaagagaaaaaagtcagcTAAGGTCCTAATGGATGAAGGGCTAATCTGATTCTTTGCCCTTCAAGAGCTGGGACCAAGTGACCAGAGAGGCAGGAGCTGGCTTAAAGTGATGTTTTAAGTAACAATAATTTGGTTGAAAAGGTATTCAAGAAAGGAACATGATTCAATGTTGCCTCTCACACTCAGGGGTCATCCTGTGAAATTTACATCCCCATTAGTACCTTCTCTTACATATCTATTTGCATAGCCAAATAGAAAAGAGCAAGGCTCACTGTTGAATCCACTGAGTCAATCTTTAAcccaaggagccacccaggcgccccaccactgaATCAATCTTGATGATACCTACAAATCCAATTGGTCACATCTTATTTCAGGACAGCACAAGTGACTGAGTAATTAATACAATTTGAGGGCAAACGCATGAAACCCTTTCTAGTTATAAATAAACAAAGGCAAGATAGGGACTGATGAAGTCCTTTAAAAAGATGTGTCCTTTTGATCTGATGCTAAATGAAATCAAGTCAGAGAAAGTAAAATACCACATgatcactcatatgtagaatttaagaaataaaatagatgaacactggggaagggaaggaaaatgaaacaggaggaaaattgagagggaggcaaaacaTGAGAAATGCTGAagtctaggaaacaaacagggttacaggacgggaggtgggtggggtgacGGAGTAACTTggcgatggggattaaggagggcacataaaggaaagagcactgggtgtgatatgcaGTTGATGGagcactaaattctacctctgaaacaaatttaaaaaataaaataaaataaaaagatgtgtcCTTTCGATCTGACACTGTGAGGGAGAGGGATAAAAGTAACGCACAGAAGCATGCATGAAGGCAAAGggaagatttctcttttcttccccacttTTTGCCTCTTTTCATCTTCGCCCTTTTCCAAAATAGTTTACGCTTGAGTTACCAAGGAGAACGACTAGGCTCCAGTCCATGATAACGTTTCTATTTATTCCCCCTTTAGGGACCTCCACGTACAGATGCCACGTACAGATGAGATACACCCTTCCAATCTCCTTGAGAGCTGCCAAACTCATGACTGGGAATAAGCTATTTTTCACTTCTACCACCTTCCTCTCATCTGTGAGggctttttttccacttttcaagAAGGACCTTCAGCAGACTTTGAAATGCTAGCACACCCAGTTGGGGAAGTAAAGGCAATCCACAGATAGTAATGATGCCTTCCTGC
This Mustela nigripes isolate SB6536 chromosome 13, MUSNIG.SB6536, whole genome shotgun sequence DNA region includes the following protein-coding sequences:
- the FLRT2 gene encoding leucine-rich repeat transmembrane protein FLRT2, giving the protein MGLQTTQWPNHGAFFLKSWLLISLGLYSQVSEILACPSVCRCDRNFVYCNERSLTSVPLGIPEGVTVLYLHNNQINNAGFPAELHNVRSVHTVYLYGNQLDEFPMNLPKNVRVLHLQENNIQTISRAALAQLLKLEELHLDDNSISTVGVEDGAFREAISLKLLFLSKNHLSSVPVGLPVDLQELRVDENRIAVISDMAFQNLTSLERLIVDGNLLTNKGIAEGTFSHLTKLKEFSIVRNSLSHPPPDLPGTHLIKLYLQDNQINHIPLTAFSNLRKLERLDISNNQLRVLTQGVFDNLSNLKQLTARNNPWFCDCSIKWVTEWLRYIPSSLNVRGFMCQGPEQVRGMAVRELNMNLLSCPTTTPGLPVFTPAPSTASPTTQPPTLSAPTPSRSDTPLTPTTSRLPTIPDWDGRERATPPISERIQLSIHFVNDTSIQVSWLSLFTVMAYKLTWVKMGHSLVGGIVQERIVSGEKQHLSLVNLEPRSTYRICLVPLDAFNYRAVEDTICSEATTHASYLNNGSNTASSHEQTTSHSMGSPFLLAGLIGGAVIFVLVVLLSVFCWHMHKKGRYTSQKWKYNRGRRKDDYCEAGTKKDNSILEMTETSFQIVSLNNDQLLKGDFRLQPIYTPNGGINYTDCHIPNNMRYCNSSVPDLEHCHT